The Dama dama isolate Ldn47 chromosome 25, ASM3311817v1, whole genome shotgun sequence genome window below encodes:
- the LOC133046634 gene encoding LOW QUALITY PROTEIN: large ribosomal subunit protein uL15m-like (The sequence of the model RefSeq protein was modified relative to this genomic sequence to represent the inferred CDS: substituted 1 base at 1 genomic stop codon), whose protein sequence is MAGPVRGAGPRALDLLRALPRVSLANLRPNPGSRKPERRRRGQRRGRKCGRGHKGERQRGTRPRLGFEGGQTPFYLXIPKYGFNEGHSFRRQYQPLSLNRLQYLIDLGRVDPTQPIDLTQLVNGRGVTIQPSKRDYGVQLVEEGADTFKAKVNIEVQLASELAIAAIEKNGGVVTTAFYDPRSLEILCKPIPFFLRGQPIPKRMLPREALVPYYTDARNRGYLADPAGFPEARLELAKKYGYILPDITKDELFKMLSTRKDPRQIFFGLAPGWVVNMADKKILKPKDEKLLSSVQGSQW, encoded by the coding sequence ATGGCCGGCCCGGTGCGGGGCGCAGGGCCCAGGGCCCTGGACCTGCTTCGGGCTCTGCCTCGTGTGAGCCTGGCTAACTTGAGGCCGAACCCGGGCTCCAGGAAGCCGGAAAGACGACGAAGAGGTCAGAGAAGAGGTAGGAAGTGTGGCAGGGGCCACAAGGGAGAACGTCAGAGAGGAACCCGGCCCCGGCTGGGCTTTGAAGGAGGCCAGACTCCATTTTACCTTTGAATCCCAAAATACGGGTTTAATGAAGGACACAGCTTCAGACGCCAGTATCAGCCTTTGAGTCTCAACAGGCTTCAGTACCTGATTGACTTGGGCCGTGTTGATCCCACACAACCTATTGACTTAACCCAGCTGGTCAATGGGCGAGGTgttaccatccagccatctaaaaGGGACTATGGAGTCCAGCTAGTAGAGGAGGGCGCTGACACCTTTAAGGCAAAAGTTAACATCGAAGTTCAGCTAGCTTCTGAGCTGGCCATCGCCGCCATCGAGAAGAATGGGGGTGTCGTCACGACCGCCTTCTATGACCCGCGAAGCCTGGAAATTCTGTGCAAACCCATCCCATTCTTTCTCCGTGGGCAACCCATTCCCAAGCGGATGCTCCCTCGTGAGGCACTCGTGCCCTACTACACTGATGCGAGAAACCGAGGCTACCTGGCGGATCCCGCCGGATTTCCCGAAGCAAGACTGGAGCTCGCCAAGAAGTACGGCTATATTTTACCGGACATCACTAAAGACGAACTCTTCAAAATGCTCAGTACTCGGAAGGATCCACGGCAGATTTTCTTTGGTCTGGCTCCAGGATGGGTGGTGAACATGGCAGACAAGAAGATTCTGAAACCTAAGGATGAGAAGCTCCTGAGCTCCGTCCAGGGGAGCCAGTGGTAG